Within Eggerthella sp. YY7918, the genomic segment AGATCCACGCCGCTTTTCTCGATGGGTTTGGACGAGATGAGCTTGACCGGGTTGGCGGGAGCCACCCAGGCCACTTCTTCTGTGGCGTTAGCACCGGAGGGCTCAGCACCTTCGAAGGTGCCGGCAGATACGGTGTAGATTCCAACGCCTTTAGCCTTCTGCACGCGCTCGGCCACGCCGCCGAAGTACAGGCTCTTGGCGCCGGCGTCTTCAAAAGACATCACATCGGTGATGGCGGAGGTGCCCGCGTGTGCGGCGAGCTTGCCGGCGATCGACTTCATGTGGCGGGTGGGCTCGACAAGCACAACCTCAGGCGCCTCGGCGTCGAAAAGGGCGATGACGGTGTCGGCGGCGTCGTCGAGTACCGCGCCTTCAGGAACGCTGATATGGGCCACCTTGTCGGCCAGACCTTCTGCCACCTCGCCGAAGGAGACGAGAACAACCTCATCGGCCATGGTGCGCGCCCCGGCGCAAAGCTCGCGGGCGGCGTCGGCGCGTTCAGCAATAACGAGTGCTTTCATGTATATCAACTCTGCCTTTCTGTCTGTATGCGGATTACAGGGCGGCCTTGAGGGCGGCGGCGAACTGCTCGATGGCGCCGTCTGCGGAGGCTTCGACGATCTCAAGCTTGCGATCGGCCTGCTCGGGCGCCAGACACGAGATGACCTCGATCGTGCGGGCGCCTTCGGTTTCGGCTCCCGAGATGTTCATGGGCTTTTTGCCTGCGGCCAGAATGTCTTTCATGCCCGGGATACGGGGAAGGGCCACATCCGGCGTCACCGACACGACGGCGGGCAAAGACACTTCAACCGTCTCGACGACGTCTTCCAGCACACGCTCGATCTCAAGGGCGCCATCCTTAGGCGTGATCTTGGCGGCGGCGTTGACGACCGGAATCCCAAGCTTTGCGGCCAGCTGCACATCGACCTGCTGGGCGTAGTCGTCAGCCGAGCCGTCACCGCACAAAATCACGTCATAGGCGCCGACTTTGCCGATGAGCGAGGCGAGCGCCTCGGCGGTGGCATGCGCGTCCATATCCGCATACGCGTCGTCGGCGGCCATGTAGAGTTCGTCCACGCCGCGGGCGAGCACGTTTTTCTTCAGCTTGGAGTCGTCGATGGAGGCGGGGCCCGCCGTTATGGCCACCACCTGAGAGCCTTCGCTTTCGGCGGCCAGCTGTGCGGCGGCCTCAAGGGCGTTCAGGTCGTAGGTCGACACGATCCCCTTGGCCTTGGAGTAGTCCAGCGTGCCGTCGGCGGCCACCTGGATATCCTGATCGTCGGGAACCACCTTAAAAGCAGCAACGATGTTCATAGCGGCATCCTTTCTGGTCAATCTGTTGGTGCAACCGTATTTTCGATTGCGTGTTTGCACATTGATATTCATGCCGGAAAGGCACGACAAAACACACGGGTCGCTTACCTGAAGCAAGCGACCCGTGTGAGTAAACCGATACTATTCGGAGTACCACTTCGGAATCGCACGACCCGCGATGTAGTCCATTACTTCGCAGGTACCGCCGGCAAGCATGTTGCCGCGGAGGTCGCGCCAAATACGACCGACGCGCACTTCGTCGGTATAGCCGAGTCCGCCGAAAATCTCAATCGCGTTGTCGGCAATTTGAAGATGAGCGCGCGTACCCCAAGACTTCAGCATGGCGATGTCAGCGTTGATGGATTCGCCCTGGTCAAGCTTCCAGAGGCAGTAATACAGCCAATGACGCGTCTGCTGCAGCATGATTTCGTTCTGCTCGATGAGAGCCTGAACGCGGGGGTTGGTGACGATAGGTTTGTTGAAAGCGATACGATCCTTTGCATACTGAACCGCGTCGTTTTGCGCAGCCTGGGCAAGACCCAGACCTTGCGCCACAACCAGGCAGCGCTCGAACTCGAAGTTCTTCATAAGAAGCAGCCAGCCGGCACCTTCTTCGCCAATGCGCTGATCGGCGTTCAAAACGACATCGTCGAAATACACGTCGACGAACGGCACGGTGTGCTGACCAAGCTTGGACAGGTGGGCCGTCGAAATGCCAGGAGTCTCG encodes:
- a CDS encoding electron transfer flavoprotein subunit alpha/FixB family protein, with the protein product MKALVIAERADAARELCAGARTMADEVVLVSFGEVAEGLADKVAHISVPEGAVLDDAADTVIALFDAEAPEVVLVEPTRHMKSIAGKLAAHAGTSAITDVMSFEDAGAKSLYFGGVAERVQKAKGVGIYTVSAGTFEGAEPSGANATEEVAWVAPANPVKLISSKPIEKSGVDLFKADAVVAAGRGFAEESELDLARALADKLGGGLACSRPLTEGVNWLPTELYVGVSGLMLSPKVYVACGISGQMQHMVGCNRSQTMFAINKDKNAPIFKQCDYGLVGDVKDVLPALTAAL
- the fixA gene encoding putative electron transfer flavoprotein FixA, which encodes MNIVAAFKVVPDDQDIQVAADGTLDYSKAKGIVSTYDLNALEAAAQLAAESEGSQVVAITAGPASIDDSKLKKNVLARGVDELYMAADDAYADMDAHATAEALASLIGKVGAYDVILCGDGSADDYAQQVDVQLAAKLGIPVVNAAAKITPKDGALEIERVLEDVVETVEVSLPAVVSVTPDVALPRIPGMKDILAAGKKPMNISGAETEGARTIEVISCLAPEQADRKLEIVEASADGAIEQFAAALKAAL
- a CDS encoding acyl-CoA dehydrogenase family protein: MDFSLTDEQELLVDSLKEYAERYFDDQSVKDMYENHQVTQEAQDAYRDAGFPFMGLPEEVGGIPTDHVTLGLMTEKLYEFTGAMTPFMTGMLACADLAEFGTPEQAAVIMEEYEKSGQSVAALCLSEPAAGSDNMAMTCTTKKQADGTYIMNGQKTWVTNGADVPYLIVIAKDEDPARENNKMSLWLVKRETPGISTAHLSKLGQHTVPFVDVYFDDVVLNADQRIGEEGAGWLLLMKNFEFERCLVVAQGLGLAQAAQNDAVQYAKDRIAFNKPIVTNPRVQALIEQNEIMLQQTRHWLYYCLWKLDQGESINADIAMLKSWGTRAHLQIADNAIEIFGGLGYTDEVRVGRIWRDLRGNMLAGGTCEVMDYIAGRAIPKWYSE